The nucleotide sequence CTCGCGCAGCTGCTTTTTAGCAACCGGAATAAAACGCGGATAAATACAAACCGCTGCGGTATTGCCGACAGGGGTTTTCGCGTTCTTACACAGTTCGATCACTTTCGCATCGGTGTCGTCATCGTTTAGTGTGGTCAGATCCATCAGTTTTAACGCACGCAGTGCAGCCGTTTTTAAATCGCTCATGACTTTCTCCAGTCGATTATGTTCTACCAAGTGTCCTGTTCTCTTTGCCCATTCAGAAAATGGCAATCCGAAGATTGTAGCCTCAGAGAAACAGAAGCGGACTTGATTCCATGAAGACTCAGGCGCTTTACCGCATGCCCGATCGACGTCCTTTTCACCGCGCAAGATGATGATCACCTTGCCAGCCATTCATTTTTACACCCTGACTCACAATATGATCAGGATGGTTGCACACAGACATCACTCATCTGCGATTTTACGCAGCCATTTTACCAAGGAGCCTAGTGGCAAACCATACAACAGGCGTTTCCCTGAGTGGATAATGTGTTGACTCGGCAAGCGGTGATCGTCTTCTGACCGCCCGACCATAGGATTACACTCAAGAGCCGGGCTCAGGAAAAGAAACGTTCGATCAGCCATTGATAAAGCTGTCCGCCAATAAACACGCCGACGATGCCCATCACCCCGGATAATACCGGGGGCGCCGGGATTGGCAGTTTGAGTGCGGAAAACATCAGCCCGACGATCACACCGGCCAGCAAAGCCACGATCACTTCATGCATACGGTCACTCCAGTTATGGGTGCCAGACCGGGAGAGCACAGCGGACCGGCCTGAAAACATTCACCGTTGGAAATACTCACAGAGTGTAGACCGCAGGC is from Photobacterium sp. TLY01 and encodes:
- a CDS encoding XapX domain-containing protein yields the protein MHEVIVALLAGVIVGLMFSALKLPIPAPPVLSGVMGIVGVFIGGQLYQWLIERFFS